In one window of Candidatus Avedoeria danica DNA:
- a CDS encoding VCBS repeat-containing protein, with the protein MHRPISRRTRRVLYTFGGSATFVALAVGAILVARRDDKPYRPGEDVAGITDSLGRTLPDDVARVPFTDVASEAGLTAVHFDGPRSSQLPEDMGPGAAWGDFDGDGWDDLYVPNFAGALSRTVAERAASTATGHLYRNQGDGTFADVTARAGLATPDLGLGAAWADIDGDGDLDLSVTRFGTNALYRNDGDGTFRDVGAASGFAGPEGFWTGVSWADYDRDGALDAYVCGYVQYVVDPAGAGRTEEQYGALTPVSLNPSSFEPERNLLYHNNGDGTFAEVAAAAGVDNPTGRSLSATWSDLDDDGWLDLYVANDVSDNALYRNNGDGTFADISHEAWVSDPRGAMGLATGDWDNDLDQDIFVTHWIAQENALYVNLKGNIPAPPVADGAPTDVAAADATDNRTDVAAPATVPPAPPMRFTDMADPYGVGQIALDFVGWGTAFLDYDRDGRLDLFVANGHTFQEEADPTRLVPMVNQLFWNRGPDGEGYFDVGAVSGSAWAETHVARGAAVADFDHDGDPDIVVANHGAPPTLLRNDGDRADRADRSDAADRSDAADPADPADPADPADSTNHWLSVRLAGRRNRFGIGAKVTVTTGEHRQVREVGVGSSYLSQHAPEALFGLGTIGGPSTVEVRWPGGAVQTWAEVAVDRRIELAEGSPQVRPLDAGGNAAAAPADAGAPIAAGESVPQLAGGTPVHFGPSDPQARVRFWELQRAAVAAMKGENDCAKASALFREALVLDPQHEDALFGLGGCLSELGDYAAALEPFEDLVALNPQSLRGHLQIGAIHASPDAGHLFDLAVAEHAYATAVAINPEESGALMQLGATALAAGDIAAAEQALRQAGRLNAQAIIVHYLLGYIAWQAGDAEAAGSALQKAMDLSHDQQPTQPAPSEGDTGLPGQRAHEVEAVKRRRLFGTELAALATRPVGEALSAADVDSEYAALDRTIADLGR; encoded by the coding sequence ATGCACCGACCGATCTCACGCCGGACCCGCCGCGTCCTGTACACGTTCGGCGGCAGCGCGACGTTCGTCGCGCTGGCCGTCGGCGCCATCCTCGTGGCCCGTCGCGACGACAAGCCCTACCGGCCGGGCGAAGACGTCGCGGGCATCACCGACTCGCTCGGCCGGACGCTGCCGGACGATGTGGCCCGCGTGCCGTTCACGGACGTCGCGTCCGAGGCCGGCCTCACGGCCGTCCACTTCGACGGTCCGCGCTCCAGCCAACTGCCGGAGGACATGGGCCCCGGCGCCGCGTGGGGCGATTTCGACGGCGACGGCTGGGACGACCTCTACGTGCCGAACTTCGCCGGCGCGCTCTCTCGCACGGTGGCCGAGCGCGCGGCGTCGACGGCGACGGGTCATCTCTATCGCAACCAAGGCGACGGCACGTTCGCCGACGTGACGGCCCGCGCCGGCCTGGCGACCCCCGACCTCGGCCTCGGCGCCGCCTGGGCCGACATCGACGGCGACGGCGACCTCGACCTGTCCGTCACGCGCTTCGGCACGAACGCGCTGTACCGCAACGACGGGGACGGGACGTTCCGCGATGTCGGCGCGGCCAGCGGCTTCGCCGGCCCGGAAGGCTTCTGGACCGGCGTGAGCTGGGCGGACTACGACCGGGACGGCGCGCTCGACGCGTACGTCTGCGGCTACGTGCAGTACGTCGTGGACCCGGCCGGCGCCGGGCGTACCGAGGAGCAGTACGGCGCCTTGACGCCGGTGTCGCTGAACCCGTCCTCGTTCGAGCCCGAGCGCAACCTGCTCTACCACAATAACGGCGACGGCACGTTCGCTGAGGTCGCCGCCGCGGCCGGCGTCGACAACCCGACCGGCCGGAGCTTGTCCGCCACGTGGAGCGACCTCGACGATGACGGCTGGCTGGACCTGTACGTGGCCAACGACGTCTCGGACAACGCGCTCTACCGCAACAACGGTGACGGCACGTTCGCCGACATCAGCCACGAGGCCTGGGTGTCCGATCCGCGCGGCGCGATGGGCCTGGCGACCGGCGACTGGGACAACGACCTCGACCAGGACATCTTCGTCACGCACTGGATCGCCCAGGAGAACGCGCTCTACGTGAACCTGAAGGGCAACATCCCCGCGCCGCCGGTCGCCGACGGCGCGCCTACCGATGTCGCGGCCGCCGACGCGACGGATAACCGCACCGACGTCGCCGCGCCCGCAACGGTGCCCCCCGCGCCGCCGATGCGCTTCACGGACATGGCCGACCCGTACGGTGTCGGCCAGATCGCGCTCGACTTCGTCGGCTGGGGCACGGCGTTCCTGGACTACGACCGCGACGGGCGACTCGATCTGTTCGTCGCGAACGGCCACACGTTCCAGGAGGAGGCCGATCCGACGCGGCTCGTCCCGATGGTCAACCAGCTGTTCTGGAACCGCGGCCCGGACGGCGAAGGCTACTTCGACGTCGGCGCGGTGAGCGGCTCGGCCTGGGCCGAGACGCACGTCGCGCGCGGCGCCGCCGTGGCCGACTTCGATCACGACGGCGATCCCGACATCGTCGTCGCGAACCACGGCGCGCCGCCGACGCTCCTGCGCAACGACGGGGATCGCGCCGATCGCGCCGATCGCAGCGACGCCGCCGATCGCAGCGACGCCGCCGATCCCGCCGATCCCGCCGATCCCGCCGATCCCGCCGATTCGACGAACCACTGGTTGAGCGTTCGACTCGCCGGCCGGCGCAACCGCTTCGGCATCGGCGCCAAGGTGACGGTGACGACCGGCGAACACCGCCAGGTCCGCGAGGTCGGCGTCGGTTCGTCCTACCTCTCGCAGCACGCGCCGGAGGCGCTGTTCGGGCTCGGGACGATCGGCGGGCCGAGCACCGTCGAGGTGAGGTGGCCGGGGGGCGCGGTGCAGACGTGGGCTGAGGTCGCCGTCGACCGGCGGATCGAGCTGGCCGAGGGCAGCCCTCAGGTCCGCCCGCTGGATGCGGGTGGCAATGCAGCCGCAGCGCCCGCCGACGCAGGCGCCCCCATCGCGGCCGGCGAATCCGTACCCCAACTGGCCGGCGGCACCCCGGTCCACTTTGGCCCGTCCGATCCGCAGGCGCGGGTCCGCTTCTGGGAGCTGCAGCGCGCCGCCGTGGCCGCGATGAAGGGCGAGAACGACTGCGCCAAGGCAAGCGCGCTGTTTCGCGAGGCGCTGGTCCTCGATCCGCAGCACGAGGACGCCCTGTTCGGTCTGGGCGGCTGCCTGAGCGAGTTGGGCGACTACGCCGCCGCGCTCGAGCCGTTCGAGGACCTCGTGGCCCTCAACCCGCAGAGCCTGCGCGGCCACCTGCAGATCGGGGCGATCCACGCCTCGCCCGACGCCGGCCACCTGTTCGACCTCGCGGTCGCCGAACATGCTTACGCGACCGCCGTCGCGATCAACCCCGAGGAGAGCGGCGCGCTGATGCAGCTCGGTGCGACGGCGCTGGCGGCCGGGGACATCGCGGCGGCCGAGCAGGCGCTGCGGCAGGCCGGGCGGCTGAACGCGCAGGCGATCATCGTCCACTACCTGCTCGGGTACATCGCCTGGCAGGCGGGCGATGCGGAGGCGGCGGGCAGCGCGTTGCAGAAGGCCATGGACCTCAGCCATGATCAGCAGCCCACACAGCCCGCTCCGTCCGAGGGCGACACCGGGCTGCCCGGTCAACGCGCGCACGAGGTCGAGGCGGTGAAGCGCCGCCGGCTCTTCGGGACCGAGCTCGCCGCGCTGGCCACGCGGCCGGTAGGTGAGGCACTATCCGCGGCGGACGTCGACAGCGAGTATGCAGCACTCGATCGCACGATCGCCGACCTGGGTCGGTGA
- a CDS encoding M28 family peptidase codes for MSERIRTQLPARRAAARGLVTAATIGVAAVGLLFTVGCGGTKPGDAPSADAGTPMVAADASSVVTVTDAATSTALAAHNGLTATNAVSATGATTTHTEADLITGIRQLVFEGRRSGEGYYDADGKRMIFQSEREPGNPFYQIYILDLETGESRRVSPGWGKTTCGWLAPDGKQAIFASTHEDPDARKDMQAEIDFRASGETRRYSWDYDEDYEIYAVTIGGNDYRNLSRTRGYDAEGALSPDGSQIVFASNRLAYSAPMDTADQKLFDQDPAYMMDIYTMDADGGNVRRLTDVKGYDGGPFFSPDGARIVWRRFNAEGTLAEIWTMNADGTDERQLTAFGALSWAPYFHPSGDYIVFTSSKLGYDNFELFMVDAAGEHEPVRVTFTPDADVLPVFSPDGATLSWSNKRGTAGGEYQIFVADWNDAKARALLELSPPRAASSSAGAAGADDAPAAPPDMAATTDDITATDAKLHVVRLAAAEMDGRQTGTAGERKATQYVADVFDGLGLAPAGDDGYFQAFDFTSGVRIDGVNMLVRQAEGGAEEEGVVDTDWRPLSFSKTGSVGFGGVVFAGYGIVAPKDGEQAAYDSYGDLDVNGKWVVALRYLPEDVDAERRQHLNRYASLRYKAMEARDRGAVGLLVVSGPTSNVKEQLVPLRFDASVAGTSIAAASVTDAWAEGLFGKSGHTLAAAQAALDGGEAVAGFALPGHQIGAHFTLTFDTGKGRNVVGRLQVGQAPSAEQIIIGAHVDHLGHGGAGDSLAKPEEKDKIHYGADDNASGVAGLIEIAQFLADEHADGRLADARRDIVFAAWSGEELGILGSSHYVKAYGDDPKAESIYPAAAAYLNMDMIGRLHDGVILQGIGSSTGWRRLIEQRNVAIGLPLTLSDDTFLPTDATSFYLKGVPILAAFTGAHSEYHTLRDTPERLDYVALAKIARLMSGITVSLARADAPLDYVAAKAPEQRPSSGGRRVYLGTIPDYADTGVAGVLLSGVAEGGPAEQGGLKAGDVIVELAGQKVENIYDYTKSLDALKIGQAIKVIVDRDGQRITLTVTPGSRE; via the coding sequence ATGTCGGAGCGAATCCGAACTCAGTTGCCGGCACGCCGCGCCGCCGCCCGCGGCCTCGTGACCGCAGCCACGATCGGCGTCGCTGCCGTCGGGTTGCTCTTCACGGTCGGTTGCGGCGGAACGAAGCCCGGCGATGCGCCGTCCGCGGACGCCGGCACGCCGATGGTTGCGGCGGACGCCTCGTCCGTCGTGACCGTGACCGATGCGGCGACGTCGACCGCCCTCGCCGCACACAACGGCCTGACGGCCACGAACGCCGTGTCGGCCACCGGCGCCACGACCACCCACACCGAAGCCGATCTCATCACCGGCATCCGCCAGCTCGTCTTCGAGGGCCGGCGGTCGGGCGAGGGCTACTACGACGCCGACGGCAAGCGGATGATCTTCCAGAGTGAGCGCGAGCCGGGCAACCCGTTCTACCAGATCTACATCCTCGACCTCGAGACCGGCGAAAGCCGGCGCGTCTCGCCTGGTTGGGGCAAGACGACGTGCGGCTGGCTCGCGCCCGACGGCAAGCAGGCGATCTTCGCCTCGACCCACGAGGACCCGGACGCCCGCAAGGACATGCAGGCCGAGATCGACTTCCGGGCCTCGGGCGAGACGCGCCGCTACAGCTGGGACTACGACGAGGATTACGAGATCTATGCCGTCACGATCGGCGGCAACGATTACCGCAACCTCAGCCGCACCCGCGGCTACGACGCCGAGGGGGCGCTGTCGCCCGACGGGTCGCAGATCGTCTTCGCCTCGAACCGCCTCGCCTACAGCGCCCCGATGGACACAGCGGATCAGAAGCTGTTCGACCAAGACCCCGCCTACATGATGGACATCTACACGATGGACGCGGACGGCGGCAACGTCCGGCGCCTGACGGACGTGAAAGGCTACGACGGCGGTCCGTTCTTCAGTCCGGACGGCGCGCGGATCGTCTGGCGGCGGTTCAACGCCGAGGGGACGCTGGCCGAGATCTGGACGATGAACGCCGACGGCACGGACGAACGGCAGCTCACGGCGTTCGGCGCGCTCAGCTGGGCACCGTACTTCCACCCCAGCGGCGATTACATCGTCTTCACCTCCAGCAAACTGGGCTACGACAACTTCGAGCTGTTCATGGTCGATGCCGCCGGGGAGCATGAGCCGGTGCGGGTGACGTTCACCCCCGATGCGGACGTCCTGCCGGTCTTCTCGCCGGACGGCGCCACGCTCTCGTGGTCGAACAAGCGTGGCACCGCCGGCGGCGAGTACCAGATCTTTGTCGCCGACTGGAACGATGCCAAGGCCCGCGCGCTGCTCGAACTGAGCCCGCCGCGCGCCGCGTCGTCGTCGGCCGGTGCGGCGGGTGCCGATGACGCACCGGCCGCACCGCCGGACATGGCGGCGACGACGGACGACATCACGGCCACGGACGCCAAGCTGCACGTCGTCCGCCTCGCCGCCGCCGAGATGGACGGCCGGCAGACCGGCACGGCCGGTGAGCGCAAGGCCACGCAGTACGTCGCCGACGTGTTCGATGGGCTCGGCCTCGCGCCCGCCGGCGACGACGGCTACTTCCAGGCATTCGACTTCACGTCGGGCGTCCGGATCGACGGCGTGAACATGCTCGTTCGCCAGGCCGAGGGGGGCGCGGAGGAGGAAGGGGTCGTCGACACCGACTGGCGACCGCTGTCGTTCTCGAAGACGGGCTCGGTCGGCTTTGGGGGCGTCGTGTTCGCAGGCTACGGCATCGTGGCACCCAAAGACGGCGAGCAGGCGGCCTACGACAGCTACGGCGACCTCGACGTGAACGGCAAGTGGGTCGTCGCCCTGCGCTACCTGCCCGAGGACGTGGATGCCGAGCGGCGCCAGCATCTGAACCGCTACGCGTCCCTGCGCTACAAGGCGATGGAGGCCCGTGACCGCGGCGCCGTCGGCCTGCTCGTCGTCAGCGGGCCGACGAGCAACGTCAAGGAGCAGCTCGTGCCGCTGCGCTTCGACGCGTCCGTGGCCGGGACGAGCATCGCCGCGGCCAGCGTGACGGATGCCTGGGCGGAGGGGTTGTTCGGCAAGAGCGGCCACACGCTGGCCGCGGCGCAGGCGGCGCTCGACGGTGGTGAGGCGGTGGCGGGCTTCGCGCTGCCGGGCCACCAGATCGGCGCGCACTTCACGCTGACGTTCGATACCGGCAAGGGCCGCAACGTCGTCGGCCGTCTGCAGGTGGGCCAGGCGCCGAGCGCGGAGCAGATCATCATCGGCGCGCACGTCGACCACCTCGGGCACGGCGGTGCCGGCGACTCGCTGGCCAAGCCCGAGGAGAAGGACAAGATCCACTACGGCGCGGACGACAACGCCTCGGGCGTCGCGGGCCTGATCGAGATCGCCCAGTTCCTGGCCGACGAGCACGCCGACGGCCGGCTGGCCGACGCCCGACGGGACATCGTCTTCGCGGCGTGGTCGGGTGAGGAGCTCGGCATCCTCGGTTCCAGCCACTACGTGAAGGCGTATGGCGACGATCCCAAGGCGGAGTCCATCTACCCTGCGGCGGCCGCCTACCTGAACATGGACATGATCGGTCGGCTGCATGACGGCGTGATCCTGCAGGGGATCGGCTCGAGCACGGGCTGGCGCCGCCTGATCGAGCAGCGCAACGTCGCCATTGGCCTGCCGCTCACGCTGTCCGACGACACGTTCCTGCCGACGGACGCCACCTCGTTCTACCTGAAGGGCGTCCCGATCCTGGCCGCCTTCACCGGCGCCCACTCCGAGTACCACACGCTCCGCGACACGCCCGAGCGCCTCGACTACGTTGCGCTGGCCAAGATCGCCCGCCTGATGAGCGGGATCACGGTCTCGCTCGCCCGCGCCGACGCACCGTTGGACTATGTGGCCGCCAAGGCGCCCGAACAGCGCCCATCCAGCGGCGGCCGCCGGGTCTACCTCGGCACGATCCCCGATTACGCCGACACCGGCGTGGCCGGGGTCCTCTTGTCGGGCGTCGCGGAGGGCGGCCCGGCGGAGCAGGGCGGCCTCAAGGCCGGCGACGTGATCGTCGAGCTGGCCGGCCAGAAGGTCGAGAACATCTACGATTACACGAAGTCGCTCGATGCCCTGAAGATCGGACAGGCGATCAAGGTCATCGTCGATCGCGACGGGCAGCGGATCACGCTGACGGTGACGCCGGGTTCGCGCGAGTAG